A window of Rhododendron vialii isolate Sample 1 chromosome 11a, ASM3025357v1 genomic DNA:
GTAAACCCTAATTTTCTGTTGTTGGTATTTGTCATTTGTCCACTAGTAATCGTGTTGTTAGAGACTAGCGGCCAGGGCACACGCAATGTTTGTGCAGAAAGAATCatgctttttttaatttaatgttTCATACATGTACTTGAAATATTCTACAGTTATAAAGTagaaattttgagtaaaagccTTCAATCAAAAAATACACCCTCTCAATAGCCATTCAAAAAATCCAAATTCGTCATGTTGTGCTAATTTTTTGAGGGAGTTAAAGGTATATAGGAATCCTAAGTAAACTTCAAGTTTTATTGGGAATCACAAGCCACCCATGGCAATGGCATTGAAGGTGAAAAGGATTATGCAAATCACATTAGAGAACCCATTGAATATTTCGTAAGGTAGAGAGATGATCTTGCGGACCCAAAGCAACCCGTCAGAATCTCTCCTATACGCATACAAATTTTTTGGACCTGTTAGCTTCAACCACAAAAGTATTTGAAGAAAGATTTCACACTGATTTGGATCtgtaaaggaaaaaataaacaaataaaacttttcatcTTTTGATATCAACCAAAAACTGTTGTCCAGTTTTTATAGCATGAAAATGTATAATTCGAAGCCTGGTGGCTTCAAAATTGCAACAGAAGAGAAAAGTATAGAAAAGAAGTTTGTATCAAACtggggaagaagaaaagaaaaacatgtgaTAGTTTCAATCATTCAGTTGGGTGATGTGGGTGATGCAATTTTGTTGTAAATAGACAACTTTGTCCTTATGCTTCATCTATGAAGCAGTCTGATGCTGTGCTAAATTGTCCTTAATGAGACTTTATGAAAGTGAATTATGTCACATAACTTCATTTTTGGGGGAAACACCAACTGGTGTTCTTCCTTTGTATATTCATATAGGTGGTAAAGGTCGAATGGTGATACTTGGAATTGAACTGTTGGCAATGTAGTTGTCCACATTCCTGCGAATTATGTGCCAAACATCTGATATTTACAAATAGCCCTTTGGAAGACCCTACAATTCGTTACATAGATTTCCCTCCTTCAGAACTTCCTTAACATTACTGAAATTTTCCATCCTATCTTATGTGCAAAATTACATTCTAACTTCAGTCACATCTCTTCTGTCTTATGTTCAGTGGATGATTTTTGTTAATTATTCATATTGTTACCTCTTTATCCAGCTGTCTCAAGTCATTGATGTACTTATCCCTCTATCCATGTTGCTGAAGGAGTAGAGCTCATAGAAACACGTGTGCTTGTGTCTGTGTGTGGGTTCTCTAATGTCTACTGTCTAGCTCCAGTTATGAAGCCATGTactcaaaatacttgtgtggGGCATAATCCTTTATCGACCATTCAACTGGTTACATTGTTTTTACCTTTTAATCATTGTATCATTACACCTGTGCTCAAACTTGATACTGCTCTGTCCAGAGCCACATCATTCTTGCCATAGATTGAGGTAGTTTGTATTAAATAATTGTTTGCTGGGAAAATCTCCTTAACTTGTACATACAACATGCTTTTTTCTCAGACCAAAATCATCAGTGAAGTTGGTCTTATTGGACGAGGCAGATGCCATGACAAAGGATGCTCAATTTGCCCTGCGTCGAGGTATGAAGAGTAGAATTTTACTGCCccaaatataatcttatttctATTTGCTTGCTGGTTTACTTAGTTTTACATGGTTATGATGCAGTGATTGAGAAGTATACAAAAAACACTAGGTTTGCTCTTATCTGTAATCATGTCAACAAGATAATTCCAGCTCTGCAATCAAGATGTACTCGATTTCGTTTTGCTCCTCTTGATGCCATTCATGTTTCTGAGCGACTTAAACATGTTATTCGTGCTGAAGGGTGAGTTCCTTTTACAACTTCGTGTGGAAAGGTTTTGGTGTTTgctcctttttttcccctttatgTCGGGACTAGGTGTCCAGTTATGAAATTCTTTGTAATAGTATGTTCTTGGTAGCTCATAGGTGTATTCATGATGAATGACATGCTTTCTTTACTTAGACACTCATGCATCAGGCTACAAGTTTGAGATAAATAACTTGCGATCCAATTTGATCATGAATAAAATGGAGTTTTGGTATTTACTTATGTATAGCAATTGCAATAGTTTTGAGCTCATTCACATGAGGATAGGAGTTTACTTGTGgttgctttgtttttgtttcgcCCTGGTACACTTAAAAATCAGTGTTGTTACGCAGTAGTTATCTTGATTTGTTTGTGCTTTTATGTGTTGAGTTATTTATTTAACATATGATTTCACTGTACTAGGCTCGATGTAACCGAGGGTGGTTTGGCAGCTCTTGTCCGACTTTGCAATGGTGACATGAGAAAGGCTTTGAACATTTTGCAGGTTCTTAAATCTTCTACTCACTTTTTGAGTGCCTTGTGGTTAGTTTCAAATTCAGGAAAAAATGAAGATTGGAGAAATTCAGTCCACTGGATTGTACAATATCATAATTTTACTAAGTGAACATCAGATCCTTAACGTTTTTGTAAAATCGAAATTCTTAATATtacctttctttctctttttttggttgtttggctGTCATCTTCCATTTACACAACCAAGGGAATGAATTGCCTTTTGGCACAACGGTGTACTTCTGATATTCGGAATAGGTTCGACTTACACCTTGTGCCGAAAGAAATTTTTGATTTTAGAACTTTCGATGATGTTTTGTAGGATACATGTTGCACAGAACCCACCTTTGaaactggtttttttttccaatgacTCTTGTGCTTTCCAACTTCTGGGTCATTCAGTGGTCAAGTTCTATCACTTATAATGTGAATTTATTGTACATGTCATTGTGCTGTTGAGGCAGCTCTTGTCCTTTTGACTGGGctgaaagttgtagagcacttgaTATTCCATCGAACAGTACCATACAAAATAGTCCAATGTGGGTGGGGGGGTGGGTTTTTGGCCTTAATAATGATGGCTAGCTTCCCCTGAAGATGGGTTTTGATCTGCTTTTCCATTCTCTAGCACCACACCAATAGACTATAGTCACTATACGAATGAAGGAAGCTGCCACCTACAAATTAACGTTGTTCCGTGCTCTATGACAAGACTTTCAACCGCTTAGCCGTTTTGAAGTAGCGAACTTTCAATTTTCCTCAATCTTGATAGTTCTGTTTATAAAACATAACGAGAAATGTGACAAGAGAGATGCTCTTCAAGTTCTATTCGCCGCTCGTGGTTGAGCATCAGGGGTGAAAAGTTCCTGCAGCTCAACCCAATTGCCACAAAATATACGCTCTGAAATCGGTATTTTAATTAAGCTACCGTTTCTTTCAAATATCAGTTCCAATGCAACAACCACGGGTGGATGTATAGGACACACACAACACATACTTCACAAGCAATGCATTTATCTCTTTGAAGTAGACTCAGCCCATGCAGCTTGAAGGTTGGAAGGGCATGTAGCATAACAAGGGAGGCTGTGCTAACCCCGATGCTTGAAGGGTCAACTAGGGGAGCTTACTAACCTTAACGTAAAGGGGTAATCTAACCTAAGGGAAGAGGATGTGCTTAAATGAAAGAAGAACTAAGCCATCAAAAAAGTGGGACCATGATGTCTTTTGGATTTGCAGATTTGGCCTAGGAAGGGTAGGAATCCATGAGCCCAAATCTGCTTAGCCCTTTGGGGTAAAATACAATAGAGAGATTTGAAATTCCTCTTAATCTGCTCATGGATCTATTTGACCATAGCATGGGTCATTGGGTTCCTTTCAAATTTCAGAATACACCTTGTGGGGCTCTATTTCACCTCAATTCATTCTTGCTTTGGTCTTGaagtttctcttttgttttgttttttttttctagcaaTTTATCAACAAATATAGTTATAGAATACTACCCACTTTTGCAGAAATCTATACATAATAAGTGATCAATTTCAAATCTCTAAACGTTTATTGAGGCTAAATATGGCAAATATGAGGATTATCATTTATCTGTTCGAAATGCTTAACCCCAATACCAAATCCATATTGCCCAACACAAACCAAATTTTTATGCATGAAACAGCAAATgattttcctcctcctcttcttctccttgtGGATATCATGTGACGATGTTGAAACTTGAACTCTGCTTCTAACCTTTTGAAGGTGTAGAGGCATAGTTATCTGAATCCTGTGGATGTCACACTTGGGCTTGGGTTGAGAATTGAACTCCGATGATTGGAATGCATCCTTGCCCCTTATTCTGAATGCTTTCGTATGGGGCAGTGCTGATTTGGGATCTTTGAGTTGTAATCTAGGATGTCGACAATCCCCATCTTACAATAACAACTTTTCGTGCAGCCCTTATTGAGAATATTCCTATCACTTGGCTTGAATGTTATATTAAACTTATGTGGACGAATTGATTATCAGTGGTTTAGAACTAAAGAGTTGATTGTCCTTTTTGATATGTGCAGTCTACACATATGGCTTCCCAGCAGCAGATAACAGAAGAAGCTGTCTACTTGTGCACTGGAAATCCATTGCCGAAAGACATTGAGCAAATATCACACTGGCTTCTGAATGAAGCATTCACAGTTAGTTTTAGACGTATCCAATGAGTGTAGTTCAGGGATGCCATCATTAGGTTGTACAGggtatatattttcttttccccttaTACTTTCcattcctttttctcttttgtttcctTAACTATCTGTAGGAATATCTGAATTGAAGACAAGAAAAGGATTAGCTTTGGTGGATATTGCACGAGAAGTAACCATGTAAGTGCTCCCTTTTGCTTTTTAACTGGGAATGTTGTTTGCTTCATCTCATCTTTAGGCATATCGTGAACAGGTTTGTCTTTAGGATCAAGATGCCACCAGATGTTCGTGTTCAACTAATCAATGACTTGGCTGATATTGAGTATGTATTCATGCCTTTCTCTAGCCCCATAGGCCTTGTTCACAGTAAACTGTTGTGAGTTTTGTGACAGTAACAGACATTGTAACCAGTATAGAGGTGCATACTTATGGCTGTGACATAGTAACAGATACTATTAGTCTATTACCAGTATAGATGTGCATCATTTCCAGAATCCATTAATGTAACTTAAGACATCCTTATTTGTATAGCTGTATACGACACTCATGAAATTTGATTGGACTTGCTTTCTACATGGAAGTCC
This region includes:
- the LOC131307296 gene encoding replication factor C subunit 3, with translation MAEGVTIMDIDDDSSLKQSYNKGKNVDAPTDTKATPWVEKYRPQSLADVAAHRDIVDTIDRLTSENKLPHLLLYGPPGTGKTSTILAVARKLYGTQMHNMVLELNASDERGIDVVRQQIQDFASTQSFSFGPKSSVKLVLLDEADAMTKDAQFALRRVIEKYTKNTRFALICNHVNKIIPALQSRCTRFRFAPLDAIHVSERLKHVIRAEGLDVTEGGLAALVRLCNGDMRKALNILQSTHMASQQQITEEAVYLCTGNPLPKDIEQISHWLLNEAFTVSFRRISELKTRKGLALVDIAREVTMFVFRIKMPPDVRVQLINDLADIEYRLSFGCNDKLQLGSLISTFTQARAALVAAAK